The Halobellus sp. MBLA0158 genome has a window encoding:
- a CDS encoding DUF7382 domain-containing protein — MFHDLRRFAADDRAIEGLPIRLVIALVVGVATMSVMLNMLSGVSGLAVSELDVRPSPDVIEPGERELALTVVDDDGDGVEGATVIVRSGSADLDGVVTAKSNADGRATVTVDADTRANQATGTLEIAVKPPSGSQFVDRRANTDILVVEG; from the coding sequence ATGTTCCACGACCTCCGGCGCTTCGCCGCCGACGACCGTGCGATCGAAGGCCTGCCGATCAGACTCGTCATCGCGCTCGTGGTCGGCGTCGCCACGATGAGCGTGATGCTGAATATGCTCTCCGGCGTGTCCGGCCTCGCCGTCTCCGAACTCGACGTCCGCCCGTCGCCGGACGTGATCGAGCCGGGCGAACGGGAGCTGGCTCTCACCGTCGTCGACGACGACGGCGACGGCGTCGAGGGCGCGACCGTGATCGTCAGATCCGGGAGCGCGGACCTCGACGGCGTGGTGACGGCGAAGTCGAACGCCGACGGGAGAGCGACCGTGACCGTCGATGCCGACACCCGCGCGAACCAGGCGACCGGCACGCTCGAAATCGCGGTCAAGCCGCCCTCGGGGAGCCAGTTCGTCGACCGCCGCGCCAACACGGATATCCTCGTCGTCGAGGGGTGA
- a CDS encoding ATP-binding protein, whose protein sequence is MQTEVLGRGSGEPSGPTGRLGHHRARDGSRGAPVDVDLDRPHATLVVGKRGYGKSYTLGVLAEAAARADGVAPVVIDPMGVFRGLAADCDAVPARVVAEPTVRADAVPPRRWPALVGSEPDSPVGALVWHAAAESETGTLAGMRAVVEGADATSAVERAATNRLRRAAGWGVFDPDGLDARELGGSEATVLDCSGLDDAASNAVVAGVAAALYAGRARASDPTTGGSGPIERLPWLFVDEAHVFFEGVACGPLRAILTRGRAPGVSLVTATQRPSALPDVAVSQSDLRIVHRLTAGPDVRALAAAEPAYVDRAVTEAMPTAPGEALVVDDTAESVRTVAVRERDTPHGGDSPRASAVDASPATS, encoded by the coding sequence ATGCAGACGGAAGTACTCGGTCGCGGGAGCGGCGAACCGTCGGGACCGACGGGCCGGCTCGGTCACCACCGCGCGCGGGACGGGAGCCGGGGCGCCCCGGTCGACGTCGATCTGGATCGCCCGCACGCCACGCTCGTCGTCGGCAAGCGCGGCTACGGCAAGTCCTACACGCTGGGCGTCCTCGCGGAGGCGGCCGCGCGGGCCGACGGGGTCGCGCCCGTGGTGATCGATCCGATGGGCGTCTTCCGCGGGCTCGCCGCCGACTGCGATGCGGTGCCCGCGCGAGTCGTCGCCGAACCCACGGTCCGCGCCGACGCGGTTCCGCCGCGGCGGTGGCCCGCGCTCGTCGGTTCCGAGCCCGACAGCCCGGTCGGGGCGCTCGTGTGGCACGCCGCGGCCGAAAGCGAGACCGGGACCCTGGCGGGGATGCGGGCCGTCGTCGAGGGCGCGGACGCGACGAGCGCGGTCGAGCGGGCCGCGACGAACCGCCTCCGGCGCGCCGCGGGGTGGGGCGTCTTCGATCCCGACGGGCTGGACGCGAGGGAGCTGGGCGGGAGCGAGGCCACCGTCCTCGACTGCTCGGGACTGGACGACGCGGCCTCGAACGCCGTTGTCGCGGGCGTCGCGGCCGCGCTCTACGCCGGACGGGCGCGGGCGTCCGACCCGACTACCGGCGGGAGCGGTCCCATCGAGCGCCTCCCCTGGCTCTTCGTCGACGAGGCGCACGTCTTCTTCGAGGGCGTCGCGTGCGGTCCGCTGCGGGCGATCCTCACCCGCGGTCGGGCGCCGGGCGTCTCGCTCGTCACCGCGACACAGCGACCCAGCGCGCTCCCCGACGTGGCGGTCTCCCAGTCGGACCTCCGGATCGTCCACCGGCTGACGGCCGGCCCGGACGTGCGCGCGCTCGCGGCCGCGGAGCCGGCGTACGTCGACCGGGCGGTGACAGAGGCGATGCCGACCGCTCCCGGCGAGGCGCTGGTGGTCGACGACACCGCAGAGTCCGTACGAACCGTGGCGGTCCGCGAGCGCGACACGCCACACGGCGGCGACAGCCCGCGGGCGTCCGCCGTCGACGCCTCACCGGCCACGTCGTAA